In Mercurialis annua linkage group LG6, ddMerAnnu1.2, whole genome shotgun sequence, the following are encoded in one genomic region:
- the LOC126688345 gene encoding TORTIFOLIA1-like protein 4, which translates to MSPQRRSSLSPPSSTTPTTTPTNDLRTRVITCLNKLSDRDTLSLAATELESIAKSLTTHDAFSSFLTCIHNTDSATKSPVRKHCVNLLTLLSNSHGNSLSPHFSKMISTLTRRLRDPDSAVRSACIEATTAMSIQITNSPFSALFKPLIDIMSVEKDYSSQVGSALCLAAAIEAAPEPEVEMLRKVLPRLGKLVRSDGFKAKGPLLSVVGSIVSVGGAKSKGVLDWLVPCLVEFLSCDDWAARKSAAEVLGKVAVVEKELAAEHKGVCLSCLENKRFDKVKAVRETMNRTLELWKEVSDGVPVKSQSKSSSIDKASSGSFHCASDSSHGVGLISPLPKKTVSANRSPSSDASAVTTARKQSPLKSINDNTLSSKVDHKKTSAWKIEIAQSQDTGGLEDDIKRRDSGGFEARENENNGRCRPETKRVLFSSARDDKLHKFSGSRSGSRVVPCNDDDNCYAKDIEVNYPNEDFLGNNKEIEDLSLIRDQLIQIENQQSNLLDLLQRFMGSSQHGINSLETRVRGLEMVLDEISHDFGLSTGRLPHTESADNTCCKLPGTEFLSSKFWRRTEGRYSSPGNMQSLNTARSIHVAGASNETFDAAIERSQYQSRGGFSIADGRYVAKRNSGFYPGQMPSNIVQDDGQVLSGRGIAEASSTSYTTPSRRLFA; encoded by the exons ATGTCTCCACAGAGAAGATCATCACTCTCTCCACCTTCTTCAACAACACCAACGACGACACCAACGAATGACCTCAGAACCAGAGTAATAACATGCCTAAACAAACTCTCAGACCGCGACACACTGTCTCTCGCCGCGACAGAACTAGAATCCATCGCTAAATCCTTGACAACACACGACGCATTCTCGTCATTCCTCACGTGCATTCACAACACAGACTCCGCCACCAAATCACCGGTCCGAAAACACTGCGTTAATCTCTTAACTCTCCTCTCCAACTCTCACGGAAACTCCCTCTCCCCCCACTTCTCCAAAATGATATCCACTCTCACTCGCCGCCTCCGTGACCCCGACTCCGCCGTACGCTCCGCCTGCATTGAGGCCACCACCGCCATGTCAATTCAGATCACCAACTCACCCTTCTCCGCTCTGTTCAAACCGCTTATAGATATAATGAGCGTCGAGAAAGATTATAGTTCTCAGGTGGGTTCTGCTTTGTGTTTAGCGGCGGCGATTGAGGCGGCGCCGGAGCCGGAAGTGGAGATGCTGAGGAAGGTGTTGCCGAGATTAGGGAAGTTGGTGAGAAGTGACGGGTTTAAAGCTAAGGGGCCGTTGTTGAGTGTTGTTGGGAGTATAGTTAGTGTTGGTGGTGCTAAGAGTAAGGGTGTGCTTGATTGGTTAGTGCCGTGTTTGGTTGAGTTTTTGAGCTGTGATGATTGGGCTGCTAGAAAATCCGCTGCTGAGGTGTTGGGGAAGGTGGCGGTGGTGGAGAAGGAGTTGGCGGCGGAGCATAAAGGTGTTTGCTTGAGTTGTTTGGAGAACAAGAGGTTTGATAAG GTAAAGGCAGTTCGAGAGACTATGAATCGTACGTTGGAGTTGTGGAAAGAAGTTTCTGATGGAGTTCCAGTGAAATCTCAATCTAAATCTTCTTCAATAG ATAAAGCTAGTAGTGGTAGCTTCCATTGTGCTTCTGATAGTTCTCATGGAGTTGGTCTCATATCTCCTCTACCAAAGAAAACAGTCTCTGCAAATAGGTCCCCCTCATCGGATGCTTCTGCTGTGACCACTGCTAGAAAACAAAGCCCTTTGAAGAGTATCAATGACAATACATTGAGCAGTAAAGTGGACCACAAGAAAACATCTGCTTGGAAAATTGAAATTGCCCAATCACAAGACACGGGTGGCCTTGAAGATGATATCAAGAGGCGCGATTCCGGTGGTTTTGAAGCTCGGGAGAATGAAAACAATGGGAGATGTAGGCCAGAGACTAAGCGTGTCCTTTTCAGTAGTGCCCGAGATGATAAGCTGCACAAATTTAGTGGTTCGCGATCTGGGTCACGAGTTGTTCCTTGTAATGATGATGATAACTGTTACGCTAAAGATATCGAAGTGAATTATCCTAATGAAGATTTTCTAGGGAACAATAAAGAGATTGAGGATCTGTCGTTAATTCGTGACCAGCTTATTCAGATTGAGAACCAGCAATCCAATCTTTTAGACCTCCTTCAG AGATTTATGGGAAGCTCTCAGCATGGGATCAACTCGCTAGAGACACGAGTGCGTGGCTTGGAGATGGTATTGGATGAAATTTCACATGACTTTGGACTATCAACAGGAAGGCTTCCTCATACGGAATCTGCTGATAACACATGTTGCAAACTCCCCGGCACAGAGTTCTTGAGTTCCAAGTTCTGGAGGAGAACAGAAGGTCGCTACTCCTCTCCTGGGAATATGCAATCACTGAATACAGCACGAAGCATTCACGTTGCAGGTGCCAGCAATGAAACGTTCGATGCAGCCATAGAAAGATCTCAATATCAAAGTAGGGGTGGATTTTCCATTGCTGATGGTCGCTATGTAGCAAAGA